The stretch of DNA ATGCAAATTAATCAATTTGCAACTATTAGGAAAGCGAAAGCTTTCCTTTTTGCATAAAAAAGGCTATCTCTTTTGAGACAGCCTCTTTTGTATTAAAGGATTTGGATTTTGTAAATTTCTACAGAGCTAATTGCTTGTATAATATGATATTAAAATTTCCTTAAAATGCAAATAATTCTTTTTGCTGGCTTATTTTTTGGAAATGAGGATAATACTAAAATTTATTAACACAGTATTTATTTTTAAAAACAAAAAAATGATGAAAAAAAATTTCTTTGTAGCTGCATTGCTTCTTTTGGGTACAGCTACTTATGCGCAAGTTGGAATTAATACTACTAACCCTCGGGCAACATTAGATGTTGTAGCTAAAATTCCTTCAGGAGCATCAAATGCCAATATTAAAGATGGTATAATCGTACCCAATGTAGATCGTGGAAGAGCTAAAGCTATGGGGGATAACACAACTCCCAGGGTTACAGAATCAACTTTAATTTATATTAATAACGTAAGCACAGGATCTGCAACTGGTTCAGCAATTAATGTAACTGCTCCGGGATATTACTATTTTGATTCTCAAGCATCACCATCTCCAGGATTGTGGCAAGCCTTAAGACCTGCCAATGTGGACTTGAATGGATTTCAATTAGTTATTCCTCCTCATAATCAGTTTACTGCTGATTTCTCAAATCATTCTAACAGCAATTTTGATAGTGATGGTTGGTGGATTATTTCAAAGTCATCTGTAAATAGTGCATCAAACCGACCTGCCCGAATGACTATTGTATACGAATACCAAGGGGTAGTTTTCAATATTAATAAACTCTATCCTCAGCTTACTGCGGGAAATAATGCCAGTTTTCCAGATGCATACACTGCAAACATGATTAATATTGCAAATAATGGAACTGGAGGAAAAACTAGATTAACTGTTTCAATTGTACGAACAGATAATTTGGTAAGTAATTGGGAAGGAACATTTTATTTAAATGCATTGCTTGCAAGAAAAATTAATTAAGGATTGTGTGATTGATTCATACTTTTTAACTATCAGTAAAAGAGGCTGTCTCAAAAGGACAGTCTCTTTTTAGTATTTCATTGAAAAAAGATTTCGATATTTTGAATAAAAAAAATATCTTGGAAAAAAGAAGATATAAGTCAAAAAAGCAGTCTGTTTTAGGCTGCTTTTGACATTTTCTTTAGATTGTGGGCAATTGCGAGTATGCCGATTTCTACCTCGACTTTATTTTTTCCCCGAAGCATGAATCGTTTAAAATTTTTGTTGTGTTTGAGCTCTGCAAAAACAGGTTCAACATCATGGCATCTTTGTTTTCTGAGTTTGATGCCCTTGCTGGTATTAAGAAGTTTGAAAACCTTTTCTCTGATTTTTGCCAATTTAGGATTGTTTTGTGAAGTGGTTATTTGTCCCGATTTCTGATCTTTTCTGAAGTAATTATATTTAACATAAGCTTTTATTTTCTTAGATTTTAACAAGTTGTAATTTTCTTCTGAGCCATAACCAGCATCAGCAACAAGCTCTTTGGGAGCTTTATGATAGCTTTCTTCAAAACCCAGTAAATGAGTCGCTAATGTTTTGGTGTCTGTTGGGTTGGGATGAATTGAATAATGTAAAATGAATTGTCTATGGGTAGAAATTTGTAGATTGTAAGCGGGTTTTAGTTGTCCGTTTCGCATATGATCCTCCTTCATTCGCATAAAAGTAGCGTCTGTATCGGTTTTGGAATAGGAATTTCTATCTTCTAATAATTCTTGCTGTTTTTTATATTTCTCTAAATTATCTGCCCAGTTTTTCTTAGCATAATTCAGTTTCTGACGAACTTTTGAAGCTACTTTTTTATCTTTCAAAACTTCATTGATCTTTTCGATGGTTTGAGTTACTTTTTCAGAATCTACTTCTTTAAAATCAATACTTTCTGTATTTTCAAGCTCGTCTTTGGCAACTGTTTCTGCATAGTTCCAAAGCTCTTCTAATTGCTCTGCAATCCTTTCTTTGTGTTTTTTGACAGCTCTTCCCCAAACAAAAGTATAGCGATTGGCATTGGCTTCTATCTTGGTGCCATCTACAAAAGTGGTTTTCAGACTTACCAAACCTTCCTTTTCCAAAAGAAGAACAATTTGTGTGAAAATAGCTTTAATCTCACCTTTCAATCGTTCACTACGGAACCTGTTTAAGGTGTTATGATCGGGACGGCTCATTGCAGAGAGCCACATAAAATGGATGTTTTCTTTCAAGGCCTGCTCCATTTTGCGGCTTGAATAGATATTGCTTAAATAGCCATAAATCAAAACTTTCAAAAGCATTTTCGGGTGGTAGCAAGATGTTCCGCCAGGTTTGTAGGTTTTAATTAAGCTTTTGATATCCAAGCCATCAATAATGTTTGAAACAATTTTCACAGGATGTCGCTCATCAATCAACTCCGATAAATTGGGAGGAAAAAGCAGATTTTCTTTGGGGGTGTAATCTTTAAAGACTACTTTTGACGTACTTAACACAATGCAAATTAATCAATTTGCAACTATTAGGAAAGCGAAAGCTTTCCTTTTTGCATAAAAAAGGCTATCTCTTTTGAGACAGCCTCTTTTTATGTTTATATAATATTAAATTAATTTTCTAATTGTAATAAGCTATTGATTCCTTTAGTGTGATTTAATAAATCCGGAAAAAAATGATCATAGCATTCCTGAAGTACTTCCTTATTTTCTAAAAAAGCTTTAAAAACGGGGATGTCTTTATCCAAATATTTGGCTTTGTTAAGAACGTTTTGTATGCTGAATTTTATGTTCTGATCTTCACGGTAATTGTACAGCCAATCATCAGCTTCCATTTTAACCAACATTCTTTTGAAATTTTCTGGAAGCCATTTTTGGTTTTCATTGAGAACTCGGTAAACTTTTGAAGAATGCTCTTTCCACCCCTGTAATGAATGTTTTGTGAGATCATTTGCCAGAAAGTAATCCATTGAAACATCTACAAATGCTCCAGCATACAATCTTACTAATGGGCTAAACGCTTTTTTTGCTTCATGAATAGCGGGATGTGAATCTGTAAAAGTATCAATAGCCCGGTGTAAGGTGATTCCGTCCTGGATGTCTTTTGGAAAAGAATACCGATCCTTATTTCGGATAAAGTCTTCCAGAAACTGTCCTACAATTTGTTGATCTGTAAAAGAAAGAAAAGAGTGAGCTAGATAATTCATTAGTATAGGCTGTAAAAATAAAACCTTCAAATAAAGTTAAGATATTTGAAGGTTTTATAAACTAATTATTTAAAAGAAATTATCTAACAATAAACTTTTTACTTTCTATCAAGGTATTTTTATCATCATAAATACTTAGGAAATATTCTCCTGATGGCAATCCTTTCAAATGAATTGTTTTTTCATTTGTTGTGTTGATGTGCTGTCCTGAAGAATTATATATTTTGAATGAGTATTTACCATCATGGTCTCCTGAAATGTTAATAACATCCTTTGCAGGATTAGGATATAGTGAAAAGCTTTGTTTCTCCTTGATCTCTTCTTTTACGGCTAAGAAGGATTGGGTTTCCGGCATGAAAGTAGAAACAACACAAGCGAATCTGGTGAACCCATACGCTTCATTGGCAGGCTTGGCGCTTCCGATGGCAACTCCTGTTGGGTCACTATTGTAATTGATGCCTGGATTAGCCCAACGATTGATTCTTGTACAGTTAAATCCTTTTGATGAACATTCATCATTATAAGCCATAATAGTTCTCCATCTTTGGGATGAAGTACTGGAAGTTCCCAGGTCAATAGCTTTTTTATTCTTGTAACCATGATGGTGATCACATGGAGTTGTACTGCTGTCTACATACCAGTCGTGTCTCAGACCCATATTGTGGCCAAGTTCATGAGCAAGCGAATAATTAGAAACTGCGCAATTGTATAGGCTTACGCAAAATCCTGAAGTGCTGGAATAGTTAGTGGGACTGGTATTTACATATCCTAAGCCGCAAGTATTGGTTGGTGTCGACGTGACTAAAGCGCAAAGATCGGCTCCGTATGTTGTTCTTAAAGTATGTACGTCATCCATGAAACCATCGTTATTGTTTCTAAGTCGAGGTAGGTCAGTACTTAAGCTTCCGGATTCAGTATAAGCGATTTCTCCTGAGTAAACAAGATTGATCGTTACATTGGAAACTCCTGAATTGGTTAATGCTGTATTGAAATTAGTAATTGCCGTTGCCACAAAAGAATTACTCTGGGAAAGTCCTCCCCACGCATTTTTTGCTGCTGTTGTAAAAACAATCATCACATCAATTCTCGTTGCAGGACAAACCGGAGTTGAAGATAGGCATACGTTGGAGTTAGCTTTGTTGGTATTTTCTGTCTTATCCAGAATATAATCATCTATAGTATCCTGATTAATAATTTTAGAATCACTTACGATAGAAAGCGCAAAGATGGAAGCGTCTGTTTGGTGAAACATAATCTTTTCACCTGTGCCGGAAGCGTACATTCCAGTGACGATGTTGTCATATTTTGAAAGGACAAGTTCGGCTTTCGGGTCGTTTTCAATAGCATAAACATAGGATTCACTTTTATTACTGTAAGTATAAGTCCGACTAAATTTTGCCATTATTTCCTTATCATTCGGAAGATTGATATGTAGATCGGATTTTAAATTGAAGGTGGGTTGGGAATAGTACTTAGTCGATATATAAGTGGATGATAATTCCCGGCTTACTTTCTGATTGTTTTTTAAGGTACTTTCGTTAATGGGATTCCGAAAAACTCTGTTTTGGGCGGACAATAATGTAGCGCAAAACAATACAAGAGTAGTTAATTTTGTTTTCATATTAATTTGTTTTAGTGGTGTAGTACAAATGTATATATATAATATCAATACTTGGTGAATTTTTATATTATGTTAAGTATTGTGTATAATATTCTTGATTTTTGTATGGATTTCTTGCTTTATGTAGTATTATTATGAAAAGTAGTCAGCTTTTTGGGGTGGAGTAAAAGAAGGCGTTTTTTATAGATCAGGATGTTTTTTTTTGAATTCAGAAGGAGTCATTTGCGTCATTTTTTTAAAAATAGTATTGAAAGCTGTTTTAGAATTGAAACCGGATTCAAAAGCAATTCCCACCATAGAAAGCTTTTTTTGAGAATCATCAAGAAGTAACTCTTTGGCATGTTGAACTCTATATTTATTGACGAAATGAAAGAAATTCTCATTAAAACCTGTATTCAGAAGATAAGAAAGCTGATGGGCGTCGATTTGGATTATATCAGATAGTTTTAATACATTAAGAACCATCTAAATAAGGTTTTTCTTTTTCCATCAAATGGATCAGTCTCTGTTTTAAAACCTCAAATTCGTGATCTTGAATTAATTTTTTTCTTTCAGATTGTTCTTCATCGACTTCTGACTCGATCAGCAGTAACTCTTGACGTTGCTTTTTGTCAGTAGGATAGATCTCTTTCTGACGAAGAACATAGTATAAAGTACTGTACACTATGAATAAGAATAAGAGATCCATTGCCAAATGTTGGTGCATCTTATAGATAAAGGTATTGAAGAGCTCGTAACCTACGGTTATAATTATAATGATAAAAAGAAGAAAGCTGAGCTTAATGAGCCATTGGATATCGATTTTTTCCGTATTAGAGGATATTGCTTCAATTCTTTTTTGGTGTTTTCTGATCTTGAAATAAATAAGGGCAATGCAGGGTAGATTATGAGAAACATCTACGAGCATGACAATAGCATGAATTATTTTATTGTCCTCTGATATGGGTAGTAACGCCCAATAGATTACAGGAACAACCATGCAAATGGCATCTCTTTTTTTAAATGATAATTTGGGTTAATAAAAAATACAGCACTGAAAAAAAGAAAAATAGGTGTTAATATCTGTATGGCATAAACACCCAATTCAAACAATGGATCGGGGGAAAGTCCACAAAACTGCAAAACATTCAAAATCCAGTAACTGAACTATAGAAAAAGAAATAAACCAAAAAATAAATTAGCTTTTTTATTAACCCGCATCGGATTAATTAACACAGTAAATGAGAGTAAGGGTAAGCCACCATACAATAAGACAAGAACAAATTTCTGAATGTTTTCAAGTGGCATTTTTATTATTTTTAATTAGAAAACTCTCTCATGAAAATCTTCGATTTTGCTTACTTCTTCAATCTTGATCCCAAACTTTCTTTTAGGTATTTTATTAAGGTTAGAGACAAATATCTTTTCATAGCCTAACTTTTCCGCTTCTGAAATTCGCTGTTCAACTTGTGCTACAGGACGGATTTCGCCACTTAATCCAATTTCTCCTGCAAAACAAAAATGTTCAGAAATGGCAATATCTTCATTGGACGAAAGAATAGAGGCTATAACAGCCAGATCCAGGGCGGGGTCATCTGTTTTTATCCCACCGGTAATATTGAGGAAAACGTCTTTTGCTCCAAGTTGAAAGCCTGCACGCTTTTCCAATACGGCAAGTAACATATTTAATCGTTTCGCGTCAAAGCCTGTGGAGCTTCTTTGAGGAGTTCCATAAACAGCGGTACTTACCAAAGCCTGGATTTCAAGGAGCATAGGTCGGTTTCCTTCTAATGTAACTGCTACAGAGTTACCGGAAAGTTCTTCGAATTTTTTTGTAATTAAAATTTCAGACGGATTTTTAATCTCTTTTAAACCTTGAGAGATCATTTCATAGATTCCAATTTCTGAAGTAGATCCAAAACGGTTTTTATTAGCTCTTAAAAGTCTGAAAAGGTGATTTCTGTCCCCGTCAAAATTTAAAACTACATCAACCATGTGCTCCAAAACTTTTGGACCGGCAATTTGTCCGTCTTTTGTGATGTGACCTACTAAAAAAACAGGAGTGTTATTTTCTTTGGCATATTTAATAATTTCATTGGAGCATTCTCTGATTTGAGAAACAGTTCCTGGTGAGCTTTCTATCAATTGAGACTGTAAAGTCTGAATGGAGTCAATGATCATAAAATCGGGCTCCAGTTTTTTTGCTTCATGAAGAATTTTTTCCAGTGAAGTTTCTGTAAACAGAAAACAATTGGGATTCTGGATTTCAGCTAGCCGGTCAGCCCTCATTTTGATTTGCGAAGCGCTTTCTTCCCCTGAAACATAGAAGACTTTTTTCTTCATTTTTAGAGCCAGTTGTAAAAGCAGAGTAGATTTTCCAATTCCGGGTTCTCCACCGATCAAAGTAACAGAGCCTAAAACAATTCCACCTCCCATCACCCGATTCAGTTCTTCTGAAGGGGTTTTAATTCGTGGTTCCTCAATCGCTTCAACTTCAATGATATTAATAACGTGTTGTTTAGTCCTTGAAGACGGAAGGCTTTTACTCGCCGTTTTTTCTACGACTTCTTCCACTAAAGTATTCCATTGTCCACAGTTTTTACATTGTCCCATCCATTGAGAATATTGGGTTCCACAGTTTTGACAGAAATATGCTGTTTTAAGTTTTGCCATACCGCGAAGTTCAAAATTTTTTTTGAATTTTTCTCCCGAAATTTTAGTTAATTTTCAACCATGAAAAATATTTTGCTCAAAACTGTGAGTATATTTGCTGTGATGACTATCCTGATTACTTGGTTTGCAGATTGGAGTGTGAGGTGTTTAGAATTGCCCGGGGGAGACTTTGGAATGTTATCTTTTGTGATTCTTATAGGGTGTCTGATCAGTAGTGGCATTGGATTCGTAACTGTGCTTCTTTTCAAAGAAAGTTATCATTCAATATATAGAATAGCTTTTTTATTTCTTGTAATCAATTTATTTATACTCATTATTTCCGGTACGAACCCCTTTTCTTATTTTTCAGAAAAAACCAACCCAAAACTTTTGAATGTTTTTTTGTATCTGAGTGTGATGTTGGTGTTTCTGCTTGTATGTGTTTTCCATTATATATATTTAAAGACAATTTTATTTTTAAAGAAAAAGATAACATAGGTCAATAGATAGCTGGGTTTATCACTTTATCTTTGATTTTAATAATTACAAAATATTTTATTATGAAAAAGGTACTATTTGCTTTTGTGTTTGCTTTTTTAAGCATTACTGTTTTTGCACAATCTACATGGAATGTAGATCCTATGCATTCGTCTGTTAATTTCAATATCAAGCATATGGGGATTAGCTTTGTGCAGGGTAGATTTGATAAGTTTGAAGGAACTGTAGTTGCGCCTGGATCCAATCTGGATAAAGCTACATTTAATTTTAATGTTGTTACAGGGTCTGTGAATACAGGGGTTGAAATGAGAGATAAACACCTGAAAAGTGCAGATTTTTTTGATGCAGAAAAATTTCAGACGATGAAGTTTGAAGGAACCTCAATGATTAAAGACAAGAATAATAACTATACATTAAAAGGAAAGCTTACGATAAAAGATGTTACTAAAGAAATTAGTGTTCCACTTACATACGGAGGTGTAACGAAAAACCAACAGGGTAAAGAAGTTTTAGGTTTTCAGACTAAATTCACCGTTAACCGTTTAGATTACAATATCAAATTTGATCCAACAGGGGCAGGAGTAGCTAAAGATGTTGATGTAAATTTATATTTTGAATTGATTAAGCAATAATTTACATATATATAATTTGGTTTAGATAAAAGGTTTCTCAAATAATTTTGAGGAACCTTTTTATTTCTTTGTAAATAAATTGCCTCGTATTTCTTTTTCCCATAACTTTGCACAAACCTAATCTAATGAGTAAAAAGAATACTAAATACATCTTTGTGACAGGAGGTGTAACTTCATCTTTGGGAAAAGGAATCGTTTCTGCTTCTTTGGGACTATTGCTGAAATCACGCGGTTTTAATGTAACGATCCAAAAACTAGATCCTTATATTAATATTGACCCAGGAACCCTGAATCCTTATGAACATGGAGAATGCTATGTAACCGAAGATGGTGCGGAGACGGATCTGGATTTAGGTCACTATGAGCGATATTTAGATGCTCCCACTTCCCAAAACAACAACGTTACTACAGGAAAAATTTACCAGACTGTAATTGAAAAAGAAAGAAAAGGAGACTTTTTAGGGAAAACAGTTCAGGTAATTCCTCATATTACTAACGAAATTAAGCGTAGAATTAAAATTCTTTCCAAACAAAATTACGATATCATTATTACAGAGATCGGAGGAACTGTTGGAGATATTGAGTCTTTACCATACATTGAAACTGTACGCCAGTTAAAATGGGAGTTGGGAGAGAAAAATTCTATGGTTATTCACCTTACTTTATTGCCTTATCTGGCTTCTAGCGGCGAATTAAAAACAAAACCTTCTCAGCATTCCGTTCGTCAATTAATGGAGAGTGGAATTATGGCTGATGTTTTGGTGTGCCGTACAGAACATAAGATTCCAAAAGATCAGAGAGCTAAGTTGGCTCAGTTCTGTAATGTTCCTTTAGATAATGTGATCGAATGTAAGGATTTAGCAACGATCTATGAAGTTCCGATGTATCTGCAAAAACAAAATTTTGATGATGTTGTTTTAAAAGGACTGGATCTAAAAAGTGATAAGGAGGCGGACTTGAAGGACTGGAAGAATTTTGTTAAAAAATTCCAGAACCCTAAAAAGATTGTTGAGATCGCTTTAGTTGGAAAATATGTTTCTCTTCAGGATTCTTATATTTCTATTGCTGAAGCATTTAAACACGCAGGAGCAGATCTTGAAACTGAAGTAAAGGTAAGATGGGTCTATAGTGGAGATATTACCCCGGAAAATATTAAAGAAACATTGAAGGGAGTTAATGGAATTCTTGTTGCTCCTGGTTTCGGAGACAGAGGAATTGAAGGGAAAGTTCTTACGGCTCAATATGCAAGAGAAAATAAAATTCCAATGTTGGGAATTTGTTTAGGAATGCAGATTATGACGATTGAATTTGCAAGAAATATTCTTGGATATTCAAAAGCGAATTCTATGGAATTTGATACCGCTACAGAGCATCCTGTAATCTCTTTAATGGAAGAGCAGAAAAATGTTGTGGATAAAGGGGGGACTATGCGTCTTGGAGCTTGGAAATGTTCATTAAAGAATAATTCTAGACTATTTGATATTTACGGAAGCAAAAATATTTCCGAAAGACACCGCCACCGTTACGAATTCAATAGTGATTATATGCAGGAGTTTGAAAAGAATGGATTTTTGGCAACAGGAACGAATCCTGAAACAGGACTGGTTGAAGCACTTGAGATGACGGATCACCCATTCTATGTTGGGGTACAATATCACCCTGAATATAAGAGTACGGTGGCGACACCGCATCCATTATTCAGAGCCTTTATTAAAGCTTGTGAAAAGAAATAAAGTAATTCTTACATTATAAACGTTCTATTATAAACTCAGGTTGATTATTATCAGCCTGGGTTTATTATATTGTAATAGAGTAAAAGATAGAGTTTTGATAAAAAATCTGTATTTTTGTCAGCTCGAAATCCAAAGTCGAATTGGCGATGGATTAGAAAAAAATTAATTTTAATAAAATCAAAATGCAACAGAACAACGGACTCGATAAAAGTCAAATGATTAGTTTTGCGGTTTTATGTTTGGTTCTCTTCGGATTTATGTTTTATTTCCAAAACAAACAACAGAAAGAGGAGCAGTTGAAAACTCAACAACAAAAAACTGAACAAGTAAAAAGTGCCGTAAAACAAACTCAGGCAAGTAATATCAATCCAAATGTAACTCCTAATGCAATTCAGGTTTCCAGTATAGGAAATAATGAATTGAAATTGGAATTTTCCAGCTTGGGAGGACAGGTTTCTAAAGTAGAACTCTTAAAATTTAAAGCTTACGATCACAAAAGCGATAAAGCTGACTTACCACTTTATCTGATCAATAAAAATAATTCGAACTACGGTTTTCAGTTTAAAGATAAAACCGGTAAGATTATTAATACTAAAGACTTAGTTTTCTCTCCAACGGTTAATGGTAATGCAGTAACCCTTACTGCTGATTACAATGGTGCTGTTATTCAGTTTATTTATACATTACTTCCAAAATACACCTTAGATTTTAAAGTAAGAACTCAGGGATTGTCTCAAGTGACTTCTGATACTAAAGCAGATTTCCTTTGGAATTATAATGTGAGAAATCTTGAGAAAGGTAGAGCACAAGAACAGTCGCATTCAGAGTTCTCTTATGCATTCAATAATTATAAGAGCTATGATTATGATGGAAGAACAACGATGGATGAGGAAAAAGAAACGTTAAACTGGATTGGTGTGAAGCAACAGTTTTTCTCTTCAGTAATTGAAGCTAAAAATGGATTTACACAAAGTAAAGGAAACCAGGAATCAGTTGAGGAAGGAGAATACTTGAAAAAATTCAGCTATGAAGGATTTGTTCAAATGACAGGAAGTGAGTTAAATCAGGATTTTACCTGGTACTTTATGCCATTGGATTTACCGTTGTTGAAATCTTATGATAAAAACTTTGATGAAATACTACCATTAGGTTGGTCGATAATCGGTGGAATGAACCGTTATTTTTTCATGCCGATGTATAATATTATAGCATCTTGGGGTTTAACAGCCGGATGGGTGATTTTTGTAATGACCATTATCGTGAAGCTGATTTTATCACCTATTATGTATAAGCAACATAAGCTTAGTGCAATGATGAGAGTAATTCGTCCGGAGATTGATGAGGTGAATGCTAAATTAAAGGATGCAGATCCAATGAAAAAGCAACAAGCGACAATGGAGGTTTACCGAAAAGCGGGAGTGAATCAGATGGCTGGTTGCTTACCGGCTCTGGTACAAATTCCTATATTCTATGCTTTATTCCGTTTCTTCCCGAACTTTATTGATTTGAGAGGTAAGGGATTCTGGTTTGCAAAAGATTTAACAGCCTATGATGATTTAATTAAGTTACCGTTTAAGATTCCTTTTTTAGGTGATCATTTAAGTATTTTTGCATTGGCTTGTACGGTGGTAATCTTGATCTATACGATTATGACTTCAGGAAATATTCAACAGCCTCAGCAGGAAGGTATGCCGAATATGAAAGTGTTGATGTATATTTTCCCAATTACTTTCTTATTCTTCTTGAATACTTCAGCTTCAGGTCTTTCATGGTATTACTTTGTTTCAAATGCAATTAATATCTTGATTATTCTTGTTATTAAATACTGGATTCTGGATGAAAAGAAAATTCATGCACAGATTCAGGCTAACAAAGAAAAGCCGAAAACTGAAGGTAAGTTCCAGAAAAGAATGAGAGAGATGATGGAGAAGGCTCAGGAACAGCAAAAAACAACAGAGCAACAGAGAAAAAAGAAATAAATTCTTATTTCCCATAATAAAAAAAAGAGAAGCTAATTCATTAGCTTCTCTTTTTTCATTTAATCGTATTTCAATCTGAAAGACTGTCTGTGGTATTTTGTTGGACCGAATCTGATGAGTGCTTCCTGATGTTTTTTAGTAGCATAACCAAAATTGGTATTCCATCCATATTCAGGAAATTCGTCATGAAGCTGAATCATGAGCCGGTCTCTGTAGTTTTTGGCTAAAATAGAAGCTGCAGCAATGGAAAGTATTTTTGAGTCTCCTTTTATAATGCATTGATGAGGAATGAAATTATAAGGGTGGAACTTATTCCCATCTACCAATATCAACTCAGGTCGTATGGTTAGTTTATCCAATGCTTGATGCATCGCATGAATACTTGCGTTGAGAATGTTATGAAGGTCGATAAAATCCGGAGGTAACTCTGCGATAGCATAATCCTGTACATTGTCTTTAATATAGTTATCAAGATCTATTCTTGTTTTAAAATTTAGCTTTTTAGAATCATTAACCAGATTTTGGTTGAAATTATGATCTAAAATAACTGCGGCTGCTACTACCGGGCCACATAAGCAGCCTCTGCCAACTTCATCACATCCTGCCTCAATATAAGAGTCAGACCACTTTTTTAATAAATCCATGAAAACAATTTATATAATAACCTAAACAGTTACAAAATTAAAAAAAATAAACTTTTTATGTGTATTAGGAATTTATTGATTATTCGTTTAAATGGTGTTAATAATTTATTTAAAAATGGTAATTGATAAGATATGTTTAAATTTTAAATTATTTATACGTTCAATGAAATGGTGTTTTTTTTATTAAATTGCTAAGTATAATGAATATCATTATCTTATGATTTATGAATTTAAATATTTTTAACAAATAATTTGGTTACTTTAAGAAAGTTTTACATATTTGCAATAATAAAAAAAATAATCAATTTAAATATGAAGAAATTAACTACAAGTGTTTTGGCTATAGTTCTGACTTCCTCTTTTGTGTTTGTGAATGCACAAAGCACACAAGGTGATACTCTGAGAACGCAGGACATACGTGAAGTCGTAGTGACTGGAGCTCTTGGTCTTAAAAAAAGACAAGATGCTATTGTTACTAGTAATAAAGT from Chryseobacterium piperi encodes:
- a CDS encoding IS1182 family transposase — encoded protein: MLSTSKVVFKDYTPKENLLFPPNLSELIDERHPVKIVSNIIDGLDIKSLIKTYKPGGTSCYHPKMLLKVLIYGYLSNIYSSRKMEQALKENIHFMWLSAMSRPDHNTLNRFRSERLKGEIKAIFTQIVLLLEKEGLVSLKTTFVDGTKIEANANRYTFVWGRAVKKHKERIAEQLEELWNYAETVAKDELENTESIDFKEVDSEKVTQTIEKINEVLKDKKVASKVRQKLNYAKKNWADNLEKYKKQQELLEDRNSYSKTDTDATFMRMKEDHMRNGQLKPAYNLQISTHRQFILHYSIHPNPTDTKTLATHLLGFEESYHKAPKELVADAGYGSEENYNLLKSKKIKAYVKYNYFRKDQKSGQITTSQNNPKLAKIREKVFKLLNTSKGIKLRKQRCHDVEPVFAELKHNKNFKRFMLRGKNKVEVEIGILAIAHNLKKMSKAA
- a CDS encoding acyl carrier protein phosphodiesterase produces the protein MNYLAHSFLSFTDQQIVGQFLEDFIRNKDRYSFPKDIQDGITLHRAIDTFTDSHPAIHEAKKAFSPLVRLYAGAFVDVSMDYFLANDLTKHSLQGWKEHSSKVYRVLNENQKWLPENFKRMLVKMEADDWLYNYREDQNIKFSIQNVLNKAKYLDKDIPVFKAFLENKEVLQECYDHFFPDLLNHTKGINSLLQLEN
- a CDS encoding zinc-dependent metalloprotease, with the protein product MKTKLTTLVLFCATLLSAQNRVFRNPINESTLKNNQKVSRELSSTYISTKYYSQPTFNLKSDLHINLPNDKEIMAKFSRTYTYSNKSESYVYAIENDPKAELVLSKYDNIVTGMYASGTGEKIMFHQTDASIFALSIVSDSKIINQDTIDDYILDKTENTNKANSNVCLSSTPVCPATRIDVMIVFTTAAKNAWGGLSQSNSFVATAITNFNTALTNSGVSNVTINLVYSGEIAYTESGSLSTDLPRLRNNNDGFMDDVHTLRTTYGADLCALVTSTPTNTCGLGYVNTSPTNYSSTSGFCVSLYNCAVSNYSLAHELGHNMGLRHDWYVDSSTTPCDHHHGYKNKKAIDLGTSSTSSQRWRTIMAYNDECSSKGFNCTRINRWANPGINYNSDPTGVAIGSAKPANEAYGFTRFACVVSTFMPETQSFLAVKEEIKEKQSFSLYPNPAKDVINISGDHDGKYSFKIYNSSGQHINTTNEKTIHLKGLPSGEYFLSIYDDKNTLIESKKFIVR
- a CDS encoding helix-turn-helix domain-containing protein, translating into MVLNVLKLSDIIQIDAHQLSYLLNTGFNENFFHFVNKYRVQHAKELLLDDSQKKLSMVGIAFESGFNSKTAFNTIFKKMTQMTPSEFKKKHPDL
- the radA gene encoding DNA repair protein RadA, with product MAKLKTAYFCQNCGTQYSQWMGQCKNCGQWNTLVEEVVEKTASKSLPSSRTKQHVINIIEVEAIEEPRIKTPSEELNRVMGGGIVLGSVTLIGGEPGIGKSTLLLQLALKMKKKVFYVSGEESASQIKMRADRLAEIQNPNCFLFTETSLEKILHEAKKLEPDFMIIDSIQTLQSQLIESSPGTVSQIRECSNEIIKYAKENNTPVFLVGHITKDGQIAGPKVLEHMVDVVLNFDGDRNHLFRLLRANKNRFGSTSEIGIYEMISQGLKEIKNPSEILITKKFEELSGNSVAVTLEGNRPMLLEIQALVSTAVYGTPQRSSTGFDAKRLNMLLAVLEKRAGFQLGAKDVFLNITGGIKTDDPALDLAVIASILSSNEDIAISEHFCFAGEIGLSGEIRPVAQVEQRISEAEKLGYEKIFVSNLNKIPKRKFGIKIEEVSKIEDFHERVF
- a CDS encoding YceI family protein, producing MKKVLFAFVFAFLSITVFAQSTWNVDPMHSSVNFNIKHMGISFVQGRFDKFEGTVVAPGSNLDKATFNFNVVTGSVNTGVEMRDKHLKSADFFDAEKFQTMKFEGTSMIKDKNNNYTLKGKLTIKDVTKEISVPLTYGGVTKNQQGKEVLGFQTKFTVNRLDYNIKFDPTGAGVAKDVDVNLYFELIKQ